The window ACTGCTAAAAGCATTACTCACTGACTCTATCAATCCGGTTAGTCCAAACCCATCCAGAATACCCTTCCGGCACCCGTTTTATATCCTCTTTAGTGTCAAACCCTTCTGAAAAACCTCCATCTCCCGCAACTAAAACCACTCTTGTTCCTGCACTATCCATCCTGGAACTAAATTTTCCCGGCCAGCCCCAGATAACGGGTGCAATTTTCTCGGGGATATGAAGCTGGGTGTTCTTGCAGGCATCCGGTATAAATCCAGTCCAGCCAATCGCCATATACGGAAGGAGGCAGCTTTTTAAGGTAGCCTTCGACATCGCCCGCACCTCTGGAAGCTCTTTTAACAGCGATGCGATAGGTTCGTCTCCGCCGTATACCGATATATGCTCTAATCCACTTACAGTACGCAAATAGTCAGCCAGCATTTTCCCCTCATTGGGATCATTGCTTTTAATATGAAGCAACAACTCCTTATCCGGAAACTCAACTAGCACCTCCTCAAGAGAAGGCATTAACCCCACGCCTTTCCCCCGGAAAGGATATGTCTTTCCGTTGTCGGCGGTATACCCATAACCAATATCAAGGGCCTTAAGGTTTTCCATAGTGTTGTCTCGGGTAACTCCAGTTCCATTTGTCCTGCAGTCGAGAGTCCAATCATGGAATACAGCAAATTCACCATCCTTCGTCGGATGGATATCAATTTCGACTATATCTGCCCCTGCTGCGAATGCTGCTTCCATTGACGGCAGTGTGTTTTCTAAATACTGATGTTCGGGTGGGTAAATTCGCTCGGCCGTACATGTTTCATTGGTAATCCCGTCCATCGGGAAGGTTTGTGCCAAGCCCCGATGAGCCAGGAGCAGGGGTTCTGCCTTGCTATTGGAAAAATAAGAAGTGTTATTCAGGAATATAAATAAAACAAGGATAATGAGGGCTATTATTGCGCGCTTCCACTTCCTTTTCATGTTTTCCATCTCCTTTTAAAAAGCATTGCCCAAATGGACAATGCCCCGAAAATTATCAGCTGGTTGTTTTTGCAAAAATGCATGTGGAAGAGAGATTCCCCTCTACATCAATACTATCATTTTTCAAGATCCCTTCCAGTTGGAAACCGAGCCGTTCCGGAATCTTTCTGCTTTTTTCATTTCTCGAGTCACAGCGGATTTCAACCCGTTTTGCACCAAGCTCCTTGAATGCGAAATTTGCAATCCCTTTTGCAGCCTCTGTCATAAAGCCCTTTCCACCAAAACGGCTGTCTATCCAATAGCCAATCTCAAATTTAGGAACATCCCAGTTGATCCGATGAAGCCCCGACGATGCAATCAAATCTCCGGTTCTCTTATTAAATACAAGCAGCCTTAAGTCTTGCCTCATTAAAAACTTTGCATGTGATTCCCTGATGTTTGCCTCGACATCATCCTCGCTTTGGTTAGCATGTGCCCAGGGCATCCATGGTTTCAACTCTTCGAGCGAAGCCTGGATGGCCTGGTACACGGCACTTCCATCGCCTGGTTTCGGCATTCTGATTAAAAGTCTTTCTGTTTCAAATTCTGAAGGAAATTCCAGCAAAACCGGATTCATTCTCCCTTCCCCCTTTTATTTTTTTATGTAATCAACAGTCCTATTTAAAGCAGTATGCCATCTTCCTGTTCAAATGCTGCAAGGAACGAAACTGCCACTTCGACCGATTTTCGCCCTGTCTATTTTTGTTACTCATTTCAAGAGTCAACCCGGCTCTATAACCCAATCGAAAAAAACTGCTTTTATTATCCAAAGTTTACATTATGATTCCACAGTAGTCCATGCGATAAGATATTTTCTGCATATCTTACTGTCAGGAGAATGGGAATATTTAATCTGTTCCAGGATACTAATGGCAATGATAATTTTGAAGAAAAGCCCTTTTTACTTCAAAAAAATCAAAAAACACTCCTTCATCAGGAGTGCAACTTTATTCCCAAGTGTTCATTTTGCTTTACTATTGAAATAAATAAAAAGGTTCGTCAGCCATTTTGCCAAAAGGACCACAACCAGATAACAGATAAATAAGGTTAGGTAATTCGTCCCTTGCTTCAGTACCATTAGATTAGCAGAAACATAAATAGGCTTAAAAATGAATGCAAGTATTGCCGATACAATAATCGTTATACAAGTAGTAATTTTTATTTCTATTCAACGTCCATTGATAGGTAAGCATAAACACGACCGGAATCAGCGATACATCCAGTGTGAAGCTTGAAGGCAGTATAGGGAAGACTTTATATGGGTAAAAAACCTTACCGTGAGTAGAGTTGTATGCATCAATATACGTAAATATGAAATGAACACAAAATCCATAAAAACCGAGTAGGAAAGCTCGTTTTCTATCAATAGTAAAAAATAAAAGGATAAGCGGGACAATGAGCAAGGCAGCATTTACCCAAAACTGCAAGGAATCGAAGGACGAGTATTCCCGCCAGTAAGTGTTCCACACTTCTGTTAAACTCTTTTCCAGTGACTCAATATTATTGATCATATCTTGCTGTTTGTCAGGCATGGTTCACCCCCGTCACACAGGATAGGGTTATTTTGCTAAGTGCCGCCTGATTTTATTCTACATTAAACCGAGGGCAAAAAAAGTGCCCCTTCAAGCATAGTTATATGCCTTCAGGGACAGCCACCTTTCTTCTTATACTAGTATCATTGAGCTGAGTACTTTCCGTGAACCCTTTGCTAATGTTGCCATAAAGCTGGTAAATTTTTAATCCCGGGTTTACCTCAAGCAATTTATCCATATCCTTTTCCTTACCCTTCACAATAATTGCCTTTTCTGGCGCAATGCCTATTACTTCGAAGGATTCCAATACGAATAGGCTCGTTTGTTTTGTTAGAACAACCCATTTTTGCAACGGGGCCTTTTTAAACTGGACATTCTCTTTCCCTTCAAAGTAACAGCCCTGTTTAGGGTTAAGCTGGATTAAATCCTCTACAATGGCACTTGCAGTTGGAAGCTTCCCGGCACCTGGACCTTGAAGGGTTAAATTCCCGACAATATCCGCATCTATGGAAACTGCATTTTGAACACCCTCAACCGAGTACAACGGATGCGAGGGAGCAACAAGCACAGGTTTAACGGAGCATCTGATGCCCCGGTTCCCTTTTTCAAGTGAGATGACATGCTTTACACGCAATCCACACTCTGAAAAGAGCCGAATTTGAGAGTGGGAAATTCCTGATATGCCCTTCCTTGTTACCCTCTGCCACTCCGGCTGCTCCCCAAACGCAATTTGACTAAGCACCATAGCTTTATAAAAAGCATCATAGCCCTCTATATCACTGCTTGGGTCTGCCTCGGCATATCCTTTATCCTGGGCAGCCTGAAGTGCCTTATGGAATGAAACTCCCTCCACACGCATTTTGGACAATATATAATTGGAGGTTCCGTTAACAATTCCTTCTATCTTTATGATTTTGTTAACATTCAAAAGTGTTCTGACCGTTTGAATTGCAGGGATTCCACCGGCAACAGTCGCTTCAAACCCACAGGCAACATGATATCTGGAAGCATGTTCAAGAAGTTCACTTCCATGGTAAGCAAACATTTCCTTATTCGCGGTTATAATGTGGCAGCCTCTTTCAATTGATTTTTTCAAATAAGTATAACCTGGTTCCCTGCCAACAATTGCTTCTATTACTACATCAAGTTTCGGCAAATTTAATATGTCATTAAAATTTGAGGTAAGGAGGATGTCATCATCTTGCACTTGATGTTTTTCAACATCCCTTACAAGTATGGCCGCGACCTTTACATTTTTACCAAGGATTGCTTTTAACCTTACCTGATGGGACTTAATTGTTTCATATACTCCTTTGCCGACTGTGCCAAAGCCCAATAGTGCAACATGGATGTCCTCCACTTAAATCCCTCCTCAAATTTTTAGGGAAGCCTTGAGAATTCCTCCCCACTTTGAAAACTCGGCAAGGAATCCGTCATGCCCGAAGTCAGTCTCCACTTCAACATAATCAGCCTTTTTCCCAACCTCCTGCAATGCTTCCGCAATTCCCTTAACATGTTTGGGAGGATACAGCAAGTCACCCGTATAGCCTAACAGCAGGGTTTTTGCATTAATCTTCTGAATAGCCTTCCTCCACCCAAGCCTTCCTCTGCCAATATCATGCGAATCCATTGCCTCCAACAAGTACAAATAGCTGTTGGCATCAAAACGGGAAGCAAGCTTTTGCCCCTGATATTTTAAATAGGATTCAATCTGAAAAGTTTCTCCATCTTTTAGCTCTCTGTTAAATCTCTGATTGAACATAGTGCCGGTCCGGTACGTGACCATTCCGACCATCCTGGCGATTTCCAATCCAGCAATCCTGTCTGTCTCTGAATAGAAGCCACCTTTCCAGACTGGGTCCTGCATGATGGCGTTACGGCCTATTGCGTTAAAAGCAATTCCATAATCACTTAAGAAAGGGGTAACGGCCATTGGAATGATTAGATCGGTAAAATCAGGGTATGCAATTGCCAATTCGAGCACTTGCATACCTCCAAGAGACCCTCCAATCGCCGCTTTTAATTTATCGATACCAAGTTTGCGGAGTGCCAGGTACTGTGCATGGACAATGTCTCTTATCGTTATTTTTGGAAAGCCGAATTGGTACGGTTTGTTCGACAGCGGATTTTTACTAGTTGGACCAGTTGATCCCGAGCAGCCTCCCAATACATTGAACGTAATAACCTCATATTCATTCGTATCGATATACTTTCCATCGCCAATCAGTCCATGCCACCAGCCGGGATAGTTTTCCGTACCAATCGTAAACTGATTTCCTGTTAGAGCATGGCAAACCAGGATGATAGGGCCTCCCCTATTCCCGGTCCTTTCGAAGGATAGCTCAGTTTCAGGGAGTATCACACCGCTTTCAAGTACAAGGTCACCGACTTTTATCGTTCCATATTCCGGCGGAGCTGCCGTTTCAAAACGTATCGATGAATGTTCTGCTCTCATCGATTAAGCTGTTCCTCAGGTGCGGCAGAAACACTTGCAGCCTTCAAGAAAGCCTGGTCTAAGTCTTCCTTCAGATCCTTTACAGTTTCAAGTCCGACTGAAAGTCTGATGAGCTCTTCGGTTACGCCGCTTTTCACAAGATCCTCTGCACTGAGCTGCTGGTGTGTAGTAGAAGCCGGATGGATAATCAGTGACTTTGCATCACCAACATTTGCAACATGGGACCACAGTTTGATATTGTCGATAACCTTTTTACCTGCTTCCCGGCCGCCTTTAATGCCGAAAACAATAATCGAGCCATAGCCCCCGCCAAGGTATTTTTTTGCAAGCTGATGGCTTGGATGTTCCTCGAGGCCTGGAAATGAAACCCACTCGACCGCTGGATGGTCTTTTAAGTACTGTGCAATCTCAATGGCATTCTCATTGTGCTTTTGAATTCTCAGGTGCAATGTTTCAAGTCCCTGCAGAAGGAGGAAAGCACTTTGCGGGCTTAACGATGAGCCAAAGTCCCTCAAAAGCTGTACGCGAAGCTTAGTGATGAAGGCGAGCGGACCGACATCCTGGGCAAAGCGAAGGCCATTATAACTAGGATCCGGTTCAGTAAAGCCAGGGAATTTATCACTATTCCAATCAAATTTTCCTGCATCGACAATAAGACCGCCGATTGTTGTACCGTGCCCTCCGATCCACTTAGTTGCTGAATGAACGACGATATCCGCTCCCCATTCGATAGGCCTGCATGAGTACGGAGATGCAAAGGTATTGTCAATGATAAGTGGAATGCCATTTTCATGGGCAATATCCGCAACCGCCTCAACATCTAAGACATTCAAGCTTGGGTTGCCAATGATTTCGCCAAAAATCACCTTTGTTTTAGGTGTAATTGCCTCACGGAAGTTCTCAGGGTTGGTCGAGTCGACAAACCGCACATTGATTCCAAATTTGGGAAGGGTTACAGCGAATAAGTTAAATGTACCACCATATAGGTTTTCCGCGGCTACAATCTCATCACCAGCCTCAGCCAGGTTCATAATCGCCAAGGAAATAGCGGCCATTCCGGAAGAAACAGCAAGGGCAGCCGCGCCCCCCTCAAGAAGGGCAATTCTTTTTTCCAGTACATCAGTTGTTGGATTCATAATCCTTGTGTAAATATTTCCTGACTCCGCAAGAGAAAATAGGTTCTGTGCATGGTCGGTATCCTTAAACACATAGGAAGTTGTCTGGTAAATAGGGACTGCCCTAGATCCAGTTACCGGATCAGGGGTTTGCCCACCATGCAATAATAGTGTTTCTAGGCCAAAGTTTTCATTTTGATTTGTCATTATGTGAATCCCTCCAATTTTTAATTCCTATTGATTTAGGCAGCAAATGAATAATTCATATAAAAAACCCCTCTCCATAAGAAGAGGGGTTTCCTCCTCTTATCTTCCAGGCAAAATACACCTGCAGGAATTAGCACCTTTTCAAGTTTTCACTTGAAGGTTGCCGGACTTCATAGGGCCTGACCCCTCCGTCACTCTGGATAAGAGACTATATGTGGTTTTAAATTACTGTTCATTTTACTACCGCTTGTTATAGAGGATTATAAATGAAGTAAGCGGAATAAGTCAACGAAAAATTCTAAATAGTTTCATTTATCTTTTTTTACTGTACCAAACCGATTTATTATGTGCAGGCTTTTTTTGCCATGATTCACTTATGAATATGCCCAAAATAATAAAGGCAAACTAACTTCTGAACCAAAATAAAAGGAGTGAGTTTTGTGAACAAAGGTCCTAAAATAATGCTCTCAGCTTTATTGCTCTTTGGCCTTGCTGGATGTGGTGCTGACAACAATGATAACGGCAATGCCCAAACAAACAGGGTCAGGACGAACAATGTAAGAACAAACAATGCAAACGACAACCAGAACCTCAGGGTTTCGGAAAAAGCAGCCCGTGCTGTTGAGCGCCTTGACAGGGTCGACAGGGCTCATGTCATCATTTCAAACAACAATGCATATGTTGCCGTTAGACTTGGCGATGATCAAAATAATGGCAATCGCGCCAATACACAAGGTAACCAAAACGGTAATGACAACAACCTGCTGGAAAATGGCCGAATCAACCAAAATGGTGATGACGGAATCATCAATGGCAAAGGTGATGCAGGAAATAAAGGAAATGGAAATGGAAATAACGGCAACAACCAGGGAATGAACGGAATGAATAACAATAACAATGGAGGAGCTGTCGGAAATGATACAGGCAGTTTCGGTTATGACACAGGAACAGGCAGCGGTGTTGGCTTAGGATATGGAGTCGGGAACGGCACATTTATCCAAAATGACATGAACAACAATCAAGGCGGAAATAACAATCAAGGTGGAAATAACAGGACATTCGGCGGTAACAATGGCGATATTATTCGTGACCAGGACTATAAAAATGTCTCGACTGCTTTCGACCAAAAAATTGCTGACCAGGTTCGGACTGCGAACAAAAGGATCCACAGAGTTTACATTTCGTATAATGACGATTTTTATAACACCATGAACAATTACGCAAACGATATTGATAATGACCGTAATGGACGTGGACTATTCAATGACTTTACCGACACGATGCAGGATGTATTCAACGTAGACAACCGCAGGTAATCTAAAAGTCGCAAGCGCCTAATGACAGGCAAAAAGCCGCCTGTCTCTGCGATGTTAATTCAAGGATGCTTACCTTTGTGTCACTGCGATGATTACTCTTGGAGCTTTCCTTAGTGTTCAGCTCCGTATGGCCTCCTCGAAAATCCTCTTTACGCTATCGCGTAAATTCGTGGAATGTAACTTCGGGGAAACCTTTCTGGAGCTATCACTTTTTCTTAGTGCAATGTGTATGCAGCCGAAGCATTCCTTGTAGAGCTAGATTGAACCAGCCCCTAGAGACAGGTAAAATGCGCCTCGTGACAGGCAAAGAGCCGCCTGTCTCTGCGATGTTAATTCAATGATGCTTTCCTTTGTGTCCCTGTGCGGGAGAAGGATACCGGGTGAAAAAAATGCCCTCTCTCTATTTTAAGAGTGAGGGCATTCACATTTACTTTATTCCTTCTTCAATTTCTTTAGCCATTTCCGTTACTGAAACAAGGCCTCCGCCTGACAGGTACCAGTAATCCGGATCCAGGTAAACGATGTTATCATTTTTATAGGCCTTTGTCTTTTTAATAAGGTCATTTTCAATAAGTGGTTTTGCAGAAGAACTTCCTTCCTGGACGACAGCTCCGCGGTCGATAACAAACAAGTAATCAGGATCTTGTTCCAGAATGTATTCGAAGGAAATGGTCTGTCCGTGTGTTGAAACCTCAATGTTTTTATCTACTGGCTCTATTCCGAAGTTGTCATGGACAATCCCAAACCGCGAGCCTGAGCCGTATGCACTTAACGAACCTTCATTCGCTAGTACAATGAGGCCATTTTTGCCAGTCGCTTTTCCTTGTTCATTCAAGGAATCAATTGTTTTTTGTACCTCAGAAAGCTTTTCTTCCACTTCAGCTTCTTTTCCAAAAATTTTACCAAGTGTTGTTGTATTTTCTTTAAAAGACTCAAGGTATTTACTTGTATCAAGCCCCATAAAAATGGTCGGCGCAATTTCATTCAGCTCTTCATACGAATCCTGTTGGCGGCCTGAAATAATAATTAAATCAGGGCCAAGCTCGTTGATTTTTTCAAAATCAGGCTCTTTAATTCCACCGACATTTTCATATTCAGACCCTTTGTACTTTTCAAGGTATCCAGGAACTGTTTCTTGAGGTAGTCCTGTCACCTTTACATCGAGTTCATCAAGAGTATCAAGTACACCATAATCAAATACTATGACATTTTGCGGATTCTTCTTGACCTTTGTTTCCCCAAGCTGATGGGTGACTGTTATTTTTTCCGATTCATCAGAAGATGCCCCATTGTTCTTCGCATCCGAATTTCCGCAGGCTGCTGTGAATACCATTATCAGTCCAAGCAGAACAGTCAAAACAAAGTTTTTCTTCATTTTATCCACCTCATATAGTTAAGTAGTCTCTAAGTTAGTTATGAGAAAAAGACACAGATATTATTACCATTGATTTCTTCAATATGGAAATCCATGTCGTATACCTTGTTTAGCACTGGACATGAAATGATGTCACAAGTCGGCCCTTCCTGGACTACCTTTCCATCCTTCAGCGCCACAATATAATCAGAATAGCACGATGCAAAGTTGATATCATGAAGGACGATAACAACTGTTTTGCCAAGTTCATCACACAGCCTGCGCAGAACCTTCATAATTTGAACAGAGTGTTTCATGTCCAAGTTGTTAAGTGGTTCATCAAGAAGGATATATTCCGTATCCTGGGCAAGCACCATCGCAATATATGCGCGCTGCCTTTGCCCGCCGCTCAGCTGGTCGAGATATTTATCCTGAATATCTTCAAGTTCCATATAGTTGATTGCCTCATCAACAAGCTTCCAGTCCTCTTTATTCAGCCTTCCCTGTGAATACGGGAAACGTCCAAAAGATACTAGTTCACGGATGGTAAGCTTCAAACTGATATGGTTTGATTGCTTCAGAATTGAGATTTTCTTCGCTAGCTCAGTGCTCTTCTTTTTGCTGATATCGACGCCATCTATCAAAATCTGCCCTTCATCTTTAGTGATTAGTCGGCTAATCATGGAGAGAAGAGTACTTTTTCCCGCGCCATTTGGGCCAATGAAGGAAGTAATTTTACCCTTTTGGATTTTTACAGAGACATTGTCGACAACATTCTTTGTACCGTATCCTTTTGAAACAGAAATGACATCCAACATTTTATTTACTCTCCCTTAGCAAAAGATATATGAAATACACTCCGCCGATAAAGTTGATAATCACGCTCAATGTTGTTGAGAACGTAAATACTCTTTCAACGATAAGCTGCCCCCCAGCAAGGGCAATGATGCTGATTAAAACTGAACCTGTTAAAAGTACACTGTGCCTGAATGTTTTTAGGAATTCATGGGCCACGTTGGCAACCAATAGGCCGAGGAACGTGATAGGCCCAACCAATGCGGTCGAAACTGAAACAAGAATGGCAATTACAACAAGAAGCCGTTTGACAATATAGTCATAATCGACCCCAAGGTTTATTGCATGTTCCTTGCCAAGGGCCATAACATCAAGATATTTAACGAATTTTACTGAATATGCCATGACTGCAATCACTGTTATTAAAGCGAGAATCAATAATTCGGTGTTGACGTTATTGAAACTTGCAAACATACGATCCTGGACAATCTGGAATTCATTCGGATCAATCAGGACTTGCAGGAAGGTTGTAATGCTGGCAAAGAACGTTCCGAAAATGATTCCGACCAGAAGGAGAAGATATATATTTTGCCCTTCCCTCTTAAATAAAAGCCTGTACAGAATGCCGGAAAAAATGACCATCAAGCCTACAGAAATCAGGAAGTTTAGATTTTTATTCACGACCATGACACTCATCGAGCCAAAACCGAAAATCAATACGGTCTGAATAAGCATATAAAGGGAATCGAGCCCTATAATCGATGGTGTCAAAATCCGGTTATTAGTAATCGTTTGGAAAATCACTGTCGATATTGCGATTACTGCACCTGTCAGCGCTATCGCAAGGATTTTTTTCAGACGCCTCGGAAGAGCATAATCCCAGTTCGGACCAAGATCCAAAAATACAAACAGTACGATGGCAAGTAGCGAGAAGGCTGCGAGAAGCAGAATTTTTGTTTTGTTATGCATATGCCTTTCTCCTCATCACCAAATAAAGGAAGATTCCACTGCCGATGACCCCTACTGTCAGTCCAATTGGAATTTCGTATGGATAGATAATGATCCTTCCAAGAATATCGCAGGCCAGGACGAAAACCGCTCCCATCAGGGATGTATGCGCCAGACTGTTCTTTAAATGATCTCCCCTGTACATCGTTACAATGTTTGGAACAATCAAGCCCAGAAATGGAATCATCCCGACTGTCAAAATTACTAGCGCCGTAATCAGCGCCACAATGCTAAGGCCTATATTAACAATCTGCTTATGGTTCAGGCCAAGATTTGTTGCAAATTCTTCGCCCATCCCCGCAATTGTGAATTTATTAGCATATAGGAACGCAACTACAAGAAGCGGAATGCTTATATAAAGAAGTTCGTATCTCCCTTGTATCATCATGGAGAAATTCCCTTGCAGCCAGGAGGACATGTTCTGGATCAGGTCATTTTTATAAGCGAAAAACGTGGTGATCGAGCCAACTATATTTCCGAACATCATTCCTACGAGCGGTATAAAAATAGCATCCTTATATTTTACTCTGTCGAGGATCTTCATAAATATGAATGTACCTGCTAAGGCAAAGGCAAAAGCGACTAGCATTTTTACAAAAGGGCTGGCAGATGTGAACAGCATTAGTGAAACAAGAATACCAAGCCTTGCGGAATCCATTGTTCCAGCAGTAGTCGGAGAAACGAATTTGTTTCGCGTTAGCTGCTGCATAATGAGTCCACTAATACTCATCCCCACCCCGGCAAGGATGATACTCACCAAACGAGGAATACGGCTTGCAAGCAGTATGTCCGCTTGGTCTCCGCTCAAACTAAATAAATCGAGCGGGCTTATATCAGTGACCCCAATAAATAGGGATGCAATGGATAGGATGATAAAAGCTGCAATTAAATAAATCAGTCTCATGTGGCTTTCCCCAGGCCTTCAAAATTTTAGGTTCATTGTCTAATAGAGAATTATTATCATTTACTCATAAAAAAAAGGTGAAACAGTGTTTTTAATGTTTTCACTATGGTTAGTGAATTATCTTACAAGTTTAATGTTAATGATATTCATTCTCATTGTCAATCAGTTTTGACTTTTAAATGTGGCAAAAAGCAAAACCTTCATTATTATCTCTCAGTTATTTTCTGATATGTATTTTCCTGTAATTATATTGTTATTTTATCCACAATTAATTGAACCAGGAACGTAAAAAGCGGCTAAAGAAAGCTTAGCCGCCACGTTATTACTTTTTAAATTCTGTATAAATATGAATTGCATCCCTCAGGAACTTTGCAGTGCCTGGCTGGTCCTTATCATAATATGAAGTAAAACGTTCGTCATCAACATACATCTGTGCAAGACTGGCGTGAGCCTCCTTGCTATAGCTGCTCCAGTAAAACATCAGCCACTTCTTATGCAATCCCGCAGCCTTTTGAGCGAGTTCTCCGGCAGGATTACCGGTTTTGAAGGCTTCTGCCAATGTACGCTGAACCTCCACAGCAAGTTTCGTCACTTCTTCATGCTGTTCCGGCGTCATGCTCTTTACTTTCGCATACGATTGCTCAACTTCATCTTTTCCATACTTTTGTCTAATCTCATCCCCGTACTTTTCTTCATTCTCCTCAATCATCTTTTGTTTGAAGCCTTCAAATTTTTCTTTGTCACTCATCGTAGAACTCCCTTCCTTTGATTTAATTGTTTTTTCCACATTGGCTATCAACAGCTCAAGCTGTCGCCTCTTTTCCAGGAGTTTTTCGCGATGGCCCCTTAAAGCAGCCACCTCATTGAAGCCTGGCGCAATGATGATATCCTTTATTGTTTCAAGTGGCACATCAAGCTCCCTGTAAAATAGGATTTGCTGCAGCCTGTTCACCT is drawn from Bacillus sp. FJAT-18017 and contains these coding sequences:
- a CDS encoding glycerophosphodiester phosphodiesterase family protein, whose amino-acid sequence is MENMKRKWKRAIIALIILVLFIFLNNTSYFSNSKAEPLLLAHRGLAQTFPMDGITNETCTAERIYPPEHQYLENTLPSMEAAFAAGADIVEIDIHPTKDGEFAVFHDWTLDCRTNGTGVTRDNTMENLKALDIGYGYTADNGKTYPFRGKGVGLMPSLEEVLVEFPDKELLLHIKSNDPNEGKMLADYLRTVSGLEHISVYGGDEPIASLLKELPEVRAMSKATLKSCLLPYMAIGWTGFIPDACKNTQLHIPEKIAPVIWGWPGKFSSRMDSAGTRVVLVAGDGGFSEGFDTKEDIKRVPEGYSGWVWTNRIDRVSE
- a CDS encoding CBO0543 family protein, giving the protein MPDKQQDMINNIESLEKSLTEVWNTYWREYSSFDSLQFWVNAALLIVPLILLFFTIDRKRAFLLGFYGFCVHFIFTYIDAYNSTHGKVFYPYKVFPILPSSFTLDVSLIPVVFMLTYQWTLNRNKNYYLYNDYCIGNTCIHF
- a CDS encoding YhcN/YlaJ family sporulation lipoprotein — protein: MNKGPKIMLSALLLFGLAGCGADNNDNGNAQTNRVRTNNVRTNNANDNQNLRVSEKAARAVERLDRVDRAHVIISNNNAYVAVRLGDDQNNGNRANTQGNQNGNDNNLLENGRINQNGDDGIINGKGDAGNKGNGNGNNGNNQGMNGMNNNNNGGAVGNDTGSFGYDTGTGSGVGLGYGVGNGTFIQNDMNNNQGGNNNQGGNNRTFGGNNGDIIRDQDYKNVSTAFDQKIADQVRTANKRIHRVYISYNDDFYNTMNNYANDIDNDRNGRGLFNDFTDTMQDVFNVDNRR
- a CDS encoding GNAT family N-acetyltransferase, which gives rise to MNPVLLEFPSEFETERLLIRMPKPGDGSAVYQAIQASLEELKPWMPWAHANQSEDDVEANIRESHAKFLMRQDLRLLVFNKRTGDLIASSGLHRINWDVPKFEIGYWIDSRFGGKGFMTEAAKGIANFAFKELGAKRVEIRCDSRNEKSRKIPERLGFQLEGILKNDSIDVEGNLSSTCIFAKTTS
- a CDS encoding iron ABC transporter ATP-binding protein, translating into MLDVISVSKGYGTKNVVDNVSVKIQKGKITSFIGPNGAGKSTLLSMISRLITKDEGQILIDGVDISKKKSTELAKKISILKQSNHISLKLTIRELVSFGRFPYSQGRLNKEDWKLVDEAINYMELEDIQDKYLDQLSGGQRQRAYIAMVLAQDTEYILLDEPLNNLDMKHSVQIMKVLRRLCDELGKTVVIVLHDINFASCYSDYIVALKDGKVVQEGPTCDIISCPVLNKVYDMDFHIEEINGNNICVFFS
- a CDS encoding homoserine dehydrogenase, which gives rise to MEDIHVALLGFGTVGKGVYETIKSHQVRLKAILGKNVKVAAILVRDVEKHQVQDDDILLTSNFNDILNLPKLDVVIEAIVGREPGYTYLKKSIERGCHIITANKEMFAYHGSELLEHASRYHVACGFEATVAGGIPAIQTVRTLLNVNKIIKIEGIVNGTSNYILSKMRVEGVSFHKALQAAQDKGYAEADPSSDIEGYDAFYKAMVLSQIAFGEQPEWQRVTRKGISGISHSQIRLFSECGLRVKHVISLEKGNRGIRCSVKPVLVAPSHPLYSVEGVQNAVSIDADIVGNLTLQGPGAGKLPTASAIVEDLIQLNPKQGCYFEGKENVQFKKAPLQKWVVLTKQTSLFVLESFEVIGIAPEKAIIVKGKEKDMDKLLEVNPGLKIYQLYGNISKGFTESTQLNDTSIRRKVAVPEGI
- a CDS encoding homocysteine synthase, whose protein sequence is MTNQNENFGLETLLLHGGQTPDPVTGSRAVPIYQTTSYVFKDTDHAQNLFSLAESGNIYTRIMNPTTDVLEKRIALLEGGAAALAVSSGMAAISLAIMNLAEAGDEIVAAENLYGGTFNLFAVTLPKFGINVRFVDSTNPENFREAITPKTKVIFGEIIGNPSLNVLDVEAVADIAHENGIPLIIDNTFASPYSCRPIEWGADIVVHSATKWIGGHGTTIGGLIVDAGKFDWNSDKFPGFTEPDPSYNGLRFAQDVGPLAFITKLRVQLLRDFGSSLSPQSAFLLLQGLETLHLRIQKHNENAIEIAQYLKDHPAVEWVSFPGLEEHPSHQLAKKYLGGGYGSIIVFGIKGGREAGKKVIDNIKLWSHVANVGDAKSLIIHPASTTHQQLSAEDLVKSGVTEELIRLSVGLETVKDLKEDLDQAFLKAASVSAAPEEQLNR
- the metX gene encoding homoserine O-acetyltransferase MetX, with translation MRAEHSSIRFETAAPPEYGTIKVGDLVLESGVILPETELSFERTGNRGGPIILVCHALTGNQFTIGTENYPGWWHGLIGDGKYIDTNEYEVITFNVLGGCSGSTGPTSKNPLSNKPYQFGFPKITIRDIVHAQYLALRKLGIDKLKAAIGGSLGGMQVLELAIAYPDFTDLIIPMAVTPFLSDYGIAFNAIGRNAIMQDPVWKGGFYSETDRIAGLEIARMVGMVTYRTGTMFNQRFNRELKDGETFQIESYLKYQGQKLASRFDANSYLYLLEAMDSHDIGRGRLGWRKAIQKINAKTLLLGYTGDLLYPPKHVKGIAEALQEVGKKADYVEVETDFGHDGFLAEFSKWGGILKASLKI
- a CDS encoding siderophore ABC transporter substrate-binding protein; the protein is MKKNFVLTVLLGLIMVFTAACGNSDAKNNGASSDESEKITVTHQLGETKVKKNPQNVIVFDYGVLDTLDELDVKVTGLPQETVPGYLEKYKGSEYENVGGIKEPDFEKINELGPDLIIISGRQQDSYEELNEIAPTIFMGLDTSKYLESFKENTTTLGKIFGKEAEVEEKLSEVQKTIDSLNEQGKATGKNGLIVLANEGSLSAYGSGSRFGIVHDNFGIEPVDKNIEVSTHGQTISFEYILEQDPDYLFVIDRGAVVQEGSSSAKPLIENDLIKKTKAYKNDNIVYLDPDYWYLSGGGLVSVTEMAKEIEEGIK